A genome region from Blautia coccoides includes the following:
- a CDS encoding PrgI family protein: MEVKINKEIRDYTEAIFFGLSLRQFIFSGLACGIAVGLYFLLHPYMSMETVSWICVLGAAPCVVFGFVKYHGMTAEQFIWAWIKSEILMPKKLMFRSENLYFDAVEPIIKKYEKESLKKEGRKKNDKNAE; encoded by the coding sequence TTGGAAGTAAAAATTAACAAGGAAATCAGGGATTACACAGAGGCAATCTTTTTCGGATTGTCCCTGAGACAGTTTATCTTTTCAGGATTAGCCTGCGGGATTGCCGTTGGGCTTTATTTTTTGCTTCACCCATACATGAGTATGGAAACAGTGAGTTGGATTTGTGTACTGGGAGCTGCCCCATGTGTAGTGTTCGGGTTTGTAAAATATCATGGAATGACAGCGGAGCAGTTTATCTGGGCATGGATAAAATCAGAAATCCTGATGCCGAAAAAACTAATGTTCCGGTCAGAAAATCTTTATTTTGATGCGGTAGAACCAATCATTAAAAAATATGAGAAAGAAAGTCTGAAGAAGGAGGGACGCAAGAAGAATGATAAAAACGCTGAGTAA
- a CDS encoding VirD4-like conjugal transfer protein, CD1115 family, which yields MKNDDEQSGLILAVIGIIPVIWFALLVAPYLSSGLMGILEGVPEAMNHPFSIQLCGDSVKTVLIFWLSYAMGIGIYISTRKHYRRGEEHGSAKWGNVKKINRRYREKRFTKNKLLTMHVRISYNMRKHLRNVLTVVIGGSGSGKTRFFAKPNLMQANTSFVVLDPKGENLRDTGYLLEEKGYEVRVLDLINMEKSHCYNPFVYLKDDNDVQRLVTNLFKATTPKGSQSNDPFWDTAASMLLLALIFYLRYEAPEEEQNFPMVMEMLRAGEVREDDDQYQSPLDELFERLEMKNPEHIAVKYYKDYHSGSAKTLKSIQITLAARLEKFNLSSLAALTATDDLDLPSLGERKVALFALIPDNDTSYNFLVSILYTQLFQQLFYLADHKYGGRLPVHVHFLMDEFANVSLPDDFDKILSVMRSREVSVSIILQNLAQLKALFEKQWESIMGNCDEFLYLGGNEQGTHKYVSELLGKATIDTNTYGKSTGHSGNYSTNYQNTGRELMTPDEVRMLDNRYAILFIRGERPILDEKFDILKHPNVGLTTDGNGKPYLHGTVGRAVASISLGDSLEGELTDDSLESEDYELLSDEDLEEIIQKYQ from the coding sequence ATGAAGAACGATGATGAGCAGAGTGGTCTGATACTGGCAGTAATTGGAATTATCCCGGTTATCTGGTTTGCGTTACTTGTCGCACCTTATCTTTCGTCTGGTCTTATGGGGATTCTGGAAGGAGTCCCGGAAGCAATGAACCACCCGTTTTCGATTCAGTTATGTGGGGACAGTGTAAAAACTGTCCTTATTTTTTGGCTGTCTTACGCCATGGGAATCGGGATTTATATTTCTACCAGGAAACATTACCGACGAGGCGAAGAACATGGCTCTGCCAAATGGGGAAATGTGAAAAAAATCAATCGCAGATACAGGGAGAAGCGATTTACAAAAAATAAGTTGCTGACCATGCATGTACGAATCAGCTACAATATGCGGAAACATTTGCGAAATGTATTGACGGTTGTGATTGGCGGTTCCGGTTCAGGAAAGACCAGATTTTTTGCAAAGCCGAATCTGATGCAGGCGAATACCTCTTTTGTGGTTTTAGATCCAAAAGGAGAGAACTTGCGGGACACTGGGTATCTTCTGGAAGAAAAAGGATATGAGGTAAGAGTGCTTGACCTGATCAATATGGAAAAGAGCCATTGCTATAACCCGTTTGTATATCTGAAGGATGATAACGATGTGCAGAGACTGGTGACGAACCTGTTCAAAGCGACTACACCAAAAGGCAGTCAGTCCAACGATCCATTTTGGGATACCGCAGCTTCCATGTTGTTACTGGCACTGATTTTCTATCTGAGATATGAAGCACCAGAGGAGGAGCAGAATTTCCCGATGGTAATGGAAATGCTTCGTGCCGGAGAAGTCAGAGAGGACGATGACCAGTACCAGTCACCGCTTGATGAATTGTTTGAGCGGTTGGAAATGAAGAACCCGGAACATATCGCAGTAAAGTATTACAAAGATTATCACTCTGGTAGTGCCAAGACATTAAAATCCATTCAAATCACATTAGCCGCAAGACTTGAGAAATTCAACTTATCCAGTCTGGCAGCACTGACTGCAACAGATGATTTAGACCTGCCATCACTGGGAGAGCGGAAAGTGGCTTTATTTGCGTTAATCCCGGACAACGACACCAGTTACAACTTTCTGGTGTCAATTTTATATACCCAGTTATTTCAGCAGTTGTTCTATCTGGCAGACCATAAATATGGTGGAAGACTTCCAGTTCATGTGCATTTCCTCATGGACGAATTTGCAAATGTTTCACTGCCTGATGACTTTGATAAGATTCTGTCCGTTATGCGTTCCAGAGAAGTGTCAGTCAGTATTATTTTGCAGAATCTGGCACAGTTAAAGGCATTGTTCGAAAAGCAGTGGGAAAGCATTATGGGAAATTGTGATGAATTTTTATATTTAGGCGGCAATGAGCAGGGAACACATAAATATGTCAGCGAACTTCTTGGCAAGGCAACGATTGACACGAACACCTATGGAAAGTCAACAGGACATTCCGGGAACTATTCCACCAATTATCAGAATACAGGGCGGGAGCTGATGACACCCGATGAAGTTCGCATGTTGGATAACCGATATGCGATTCTTTTTATTCGTGGAGAAAGACCAATTTTAGACGAGAAATTCGATATTTTAAAGCATCCCAATGTGGGACTTACGACTGACGGAAACGGGAAACCATATCTGCATGGTACGGTTGGCCGGGCGGTGGCAAGTATCTCATTGGGAGACAGTTTAGAAGGTGAACTTACAGACGATTCACTGGAATCGGAAGATTACGAATTATTATCCGATGAAGATCTGGAAGAAATCATACAGAAATATCAGTAA
- a CDS encoding lysozyme family protein → MDRKIKTRQVHKDIKVLDKTVTVTDHIKQSYVRTKENVMQSTERPNDRENNPVGYAEDAASEYADRIFHETGHQVRRQAGKIIERKKEKASVSSTGEETVYPPKEQIRPAPPSGREKTQEQGKELAVKKIKTIERDTRTIKTGRASEQVVKNTGKGTIKTSGKAVKTAEQTAKTSIKTSEQTANAYVQAMHYSMKKAEKAVQTARQTARDTTIAVKKTAKAITHAIKALIEATKALLSALTAGGWIAVMILIIVILFGGFLCMTGGDNSSTVSYVSAEVEAYEPLIRQYANQYGIGEYLELIKAIMMQESGGRGLDPMQCSEGSFNTKYPRQPNGITDPEYSISCGVQEIKSCLERAGVKNPLDMENIKLALQSYNYGNGYLEWAKARGGYTLANAAEFSDMMAQRMGWSSYGDKQYVLHVLQYYAFGRIPTGIGNQAIVQVAASQEGKGGTTYWSWYGFRSRVEWCGCFVSWCADQSGCIQSGVIPKFSLCSDGVKWFESKGRFRDASYTPAAGDIIFFDWGNNGTIDHVGIVESVSGGTVNTIEGNSGDKVARRSYSIGSSNIYGYGVPAY, encoded by the coding sequence ATGGATCGTAAGATAAAAACACGCCAAGTCCATAAGGATATTAAAGTATTAGATAAGACGGTTACAGTGACAGACCATATTAAGCAGTCCTATGTCAGAACAAAAGAAAATGTCATGCAATCGACAGAAAGACCTAATGACAGAGAGAATAATCCAGTGGGGTATGCAGAAGATGCGGCCAGCGAGTATGCTGACCGCATCTTTCACGAAACAGGGCATCAGGTACGCAGACAGGCAGGAAAGATTATTGAACGGAAGAAAGAGAAAGCTTCTGTTTCTTCGACAGGCGAAGAAACAGTTTACCCGCCGAAAGAACAAATCCGACCAGCACCGCCTTCAGGCAGAGAAAAGACACAGGAGCAGGGAAAAGAACTTGCTGTCAAAAAAATCAAGACCATTGAACGAGATACAAGAACCATCAAGACCGGGAGAGCATCGGAACAGGTAGTAAAGAATACCGGAAAAGGTACTATCAAGACTTCTGGAAAAGCGGTCAAGACTGCAGAACAAACGGCAAAGACCAGTATCAAAACATCGGAGCAGACAGCAAATGCTTATGTCCAGGCAATGCATTATTCCATGAAAAAGGCAGAAAAAGCAGTGCAGACAGCAAGACAGACAGCACGAGATACCACAATTGCAGTGAAAAAGACAGCAAAAGCGATAACACATGCGATAAAAGCGTTGATTGAAGCTACAAAAGCATTACTGAGTGCATTGACTGCAGGTGGTTGGATTGCGGTTATGATTTTGATTATCGTCATTTTATTTGGTGGTTTTCTATGCATGACAGGTGGGGATAATTCCAGTACGGTTTCTTATGTCAGTGCAGAAGTAGAAGCATACGAGCCACTAATCCGGCAATATGCAAATCAATATGGTATTGGAGAGTATCTGGAACTAATCAAAGCCATTATGATGCAGGAATCTGGCGGAAGAGGACTTGATCCAATGCAGTGTTCGGAAGGAAGCTTTAATACAAAATATCCCAGACAGCCGAATGGAATCACGGATCCAGAGTATTCGATTTCCTGTGGTGTGCAAGAAATAAAAAGTTGTCTGGAACGTGCAGGAGTAAAAAATCCTCTGGATATGGAAAATATTAAACTGGCATTGCAAAGTTACAACTACGGAAATGGATATCTGGAATGGGCGAAAGCCAGAGGTGGATATACTCTTGCAAATGCAGCAGAATTTTCTGATATGATGGCACAGAGAATGGGGTGGAGCAGTTATGGGGACAAACAGTATGTACTACATGTGCTTCAGTATTATGCATTTGGAAGAATCCCGACGGGAATTGGCAATCAGGCAATCGTTCAGGTGGCAGCATCGCAGGAAGGAAAAGGCGGAACAACCTACTGGAGCTGGTATGGCTTTAGAAGTCGGGTAGAGTGGTGTGGCTGCTTTGTGTCCTGGTGTGCAGACCAGAGCGGTTGCATTCAGAGTGGGGTCATTCCGAAATTTTCTCTTTGTTCGGACGGTGTGAAATGGTTTGAAAGTAAAGGAAGGTTCCGGGATGCCAGTTATACTCCGGCGGCAGGAGATATTATTTTCTTTGACTGGGGAAATAATGGAACGATTGACCATGTTGGAATTGTAGAGAGCGTCAGTGGTGGAACTGTAAATACCATTGAAGGCAATAGTGGGGATAAAGTGGCGAGACGAAGTTACAGTATCGGAAGTAGTAATATTTATGGATATGGTGTTCCGGCATATTAG
- a CDS encoding response regulator transcription factor, with the protein MRILVVEDDRLLNNTLCYNLNTAGYAVDSALTKSAAGSFLTKQDYDLIVLDVNLPDGNGFDFCREVKERRPDTAIIFLTANDMESDMLKGYELGAEDYVTKPFPMSVFQKKLAVVLGRLTKQYGGDTYEDGTLTINFSEMSAALSGKLLTFTPLEYRLLKILMKNPQIVLTRQVLLEKLWDADGNFVDEHALTAAISRVRNKIETPDRQYIKTVYGMGYMWIGGALK; encoded by the coding sequence ATGCGAATTTTAGTAGTCGAGGATGATCGACTTTTGAATAATACTTTATGCTATAACTTGAATACTGCGGGTTATGCGGTTGATTCTGCACTGACAAAATCAGCGGCCGGTAGTTTCTTGACGAAGCAGGACTATGACCTGATTGTGCTGGATGTAAATTTGCCGGACGGGAACGGTTTTGACTTCTGCCGGGAGGTAAAAGAGCGCCGCCCCGATACCGCTATTATCTTTCTGACCGCAAATGATATGGAAAGCGATATGCTCAAAGGGTATGAACTGGGCGCAGAGGATTATGTGACAAAACCTTTCCCTATGAGCGTCTTTCAAAAGAAACTGGCGGTGGTGCTGGGGCGGCTGACAAAACAATATGGTGGTGATACTTATGAGGATGGCACACTGACCATCAATTTTTCAGAGATGAGTGCTGCCCTGTCAGGAAAGCTACTTACATTCACCCCACTGGAATATCGACTTTTGAAAATCCTGATGAAAAATCCACAGATCGTTTTGACGCGGCAAGTCTTGTTGGAAAAACTGTGGGACGCAGACGGAAATTTTGTGGATGAACACGCTCTGACTGCGGCTATCAGCCGGGTACGAAACAAAATCGAAACACCCGACCGTCAGTACATCAAAACGGTATATGGTATGGGCTATATGTGGATCGGAGGGGCGCTGAAATGA
- a CDS encoding DUF6075 family protein codes for MSEIRFSSKEHEKFFYQMLAKCGKHDSYYSSFFYCVGISEDTRNHVDRMFDFKERLIKPEALHEGWQTGGSARLTRLAFNLWNGYVEKGEESLSTPYEMFDCGYAPYFYEAIRMKYPEYCRELPQVSKKETNHER; via the coding sequence ATGTCAGAAATCAGATTTTCATCAAAGGAACACGAAAAGTTTTTTTATCAGATGTTAGCTAAATGCGGAAAGCACGACAGTTATTACAGTTCATTTTTCTATTGTGTGGGAATTTCTGAAGATACCAGAAATCATGTTGATCGCATGTTTGATTTTAAAGAGCGTTTGATTAAACCAGAAGCATTGCATGAAGGGTGGCAGACAGGCGGTTCGGCACGATTGACCAGACTGGCTTTCAACTTGTGGAATGGATATGTGGAGAAGGGAGAAGAAAGCTTGTCTACTCCATACGAGATGTTCGATTGTGGCTATGCACCATATTTTTATGAAGCAATCCGCATGAAATACCCGGAATACTGCCGGGAACTGCCACAGGTAAGTAAAAAAGAAACTAATCATGAACGCTAG
- a CDS encoding helix-turn-helix domain-containing protein, which translates to MPIDDLTALGQKMREARKNKELTQQELSDLSHVSVKQIANIEKGKMNPSYLILRALAKVLHISLDTLINPDVSLEDEGVNQMKMLYSSCPPEMRDTLLHHTQETVKELTELSEKFETN; encoded by the coding sequence ATGCCGATTGATGATTTAACTGCTTTGGGGCAAAAAATGCGGGAAGCCCGAAAGAATAAAGAACTAACACAACAGGAGCTATCTGATTTGAGCCATGTTTCTGTAAAGCAAATCGCCAATATCGAAAAGGGGAAAATGAATCCTTCTTATTTGATTTTGAGAGCATTGGCCAAGGTCCTGCATATCTCTTTAGATACACTTATAAATCCAGATGTTTCTCTGGAGGATGAGGGTGTCAATCAGATGAAAATGCTTTATTCCAGCTGTCCGCCAGAAATGCGTGACACCCTGCTGCATCACACCCAGGAAACGGTGAAAGAACTGACAGAGTTGTCCGAGAAATTTGAAACGAATTGA
- a CDS encoding relaxase/mobilization nuclease domain-containing protein: MAVTSIWSIKGWIGKVINYAENSDKTKENNEGRISENQSRSTQGLNDVITYAVNAEKIRRRQFESMEMELVGEAEELMEQYVSGVNCAPTTAREEMIAVKKRFGKEDGIVAFHGYQSFAPGECNPAMAHEIGKKLAEELWGGQYQVLIATHLDKANHLHNHFVVNSVSFLDGKRYHRTNQDYRDMRMVSDRLCKEYQLSVVRQPEQGKGKHYAEWQAEQDGKPSYHSMVKADVDEAIRKARTEKQFFFYLREKGYSFKFGKDITIRPEGRERGLKLKRNFGENYSLEAIRVRILEENELPAEKKFPVQRHYRIRVSGNFKQTRKIGGLRGLYLHYCYLLGILPKNRPSISAKQVHVLFREDLLKLNTISKETKLLCHYHIDTAEQLFLLKESLQKKMEQCVEERKHLRYKIRADRPEEEIQEMKEQIKVLTEKIGTLRKEAALCDGIAARSKVIEEKFKMVREEKEKKEEQSHEHIRRSR; encoded by the coding sequence ATGGCAGTGACATCAATCTGGAGCATCAAGGGGTGGATTGGAAAAGTAATCAATTATGCGGAGAATTCGGATAAGACGAAAGAGAACAATGAAGGGCGAATATCTGAGAATCAATCACGATCCACACAAGGACTTAATGATGTAATTACCTATGCGGTGAATGCAGAAAAGATCAGACGGAGGCAATTTGAATCTATGGAAATGGAACTTGTCGGAGAAGCAGAAGAACTGATGGAACAGTATGTATCTGGAGTGAATTGTGCACCGACAACCGCCAGAGAAGAAATGATTGCGGTCAAAAAGCGTTTTGGAAAGGAGGACGGAATTGTTGCGTTTCATGGCTACCAGTCTTTTGCACCGGGAGAATGTAATCCGGCAATGGCACATGAGATTGGAAAGAAGCTGGCAGAAGAATTGTGGGGTGGTCAGTATCAAGTGCTGATTGCAACTCATTTGGATAAGGCAAATCATTTACACAATCATTTTGTGGTGAACTCTGTTTCATTCCTTGACGGGAAAAGATACCACAGGACAAATCAGGATTACCGGGATATGCGGATGGTGTCAGACCGTTTATGTAAAGAATACCAGTTATCGGTTGTGAGGCAGCCAGAACAGGGAAAAGGAAAACATTATGCCGAGTGGCAAGCAGAACAGGATGGGAAGCCGAGTTATCACAGCATGGTAAAGGCAGATGTTGACGAGGCAATCCGAAAGGCGAGGACTGAAAAACAGTTCTTTTTTTATTTGCGGGAAAAAGGATATTCTTTTAAGTTCGGGAAAGACATTACCATTCGTCCGGAAGGGCGGGAGCGTGGTCTGAAGTTAAAGCGGAATTTTGGAGAGAATTATTCACTGGAAGCAATCAGGGTTCGGATTCTAGAAGAAAATGAATTACCTGCCGAGAAGAAATTTCCGGTTCAGAGGCATTACCGGATTCGGGTATCCGGCAACTTCAAGCAGACAAGAAAAATCGGAGGACTTCGGGGATTGTATCTGCATTACTGTTATCTTTTAGGAATCCTACCGAAGAATCGCCCGTCAATATCTGCCAAACAGGTGCATGTATTGTTCCGGGAGGATTTGTTAAAACTGAATACCATTTCAAAAGAGACGAAGCTGCTCTGCCATTATCACATTGATACTGCGGAGCAGCTTTTTTTGTTGAAAGAAAGTTTGCAGAAGAAAATGGAGCAGTGTGTGGAGGAGCGGAAGCACCTGCGTTATAAGATCCGGGCAGACAGACCGGAAGAAGAAATACAGGAAATGAAGGAGCAGATAAAAGTTCTGACAGAGAAAATTGGAACGCTCAGAAAGGAGGCAGCACTTTGTGATGGAATCGCCGCACGTTCCAAGGTAATCGAAGAAAAATTTAAGATGGTGCGGGAAGAAAAAGAGAAGAAGGAGGAACAAAGCCATGAACACATCAGGCGAAGCCGCTGA
- a CDS encoding glutamyl-tRNA amidotransferase — translation MKLDMRKKQEKKETTKVTKKLPMTAKMKRAMAVYIAMVLFMTAGASTVFAADDPLTVINNLSTFIFGLIRAIGMILLGFGIVQVGLSLKSHDPSQRANGFLTLAGGVIITFAKEILNLITG, via the coding sequence ATGAAGTTAGATATGCGAAAGAAGCAGGAGAAGAAAGAAACCACAAAAGTAACGAAGAAGCTGCCAATGACAGCAAAAATGAAACGTGCCATGGCAGTGTATATTGCAATGGTACTGTTTATGACAGCAGGAGCAAGTACCGTATTTGCGGCAGACGATCCACTGACCGTTATCAATAATCTGTCCACATTTATTTTTGGATTGATTCGTGCTATCGGAATGATTTTATTAGGATTTGGAATTGTGCAGGTTGGTTTATCACTGAAATCTCATGATCCAAGCCAGAGAGCAAACGGATTTTTAACGTTAGCAGGCGGTGTAATCATTACATTTGCAAAAGAAATCCTGAATCTGATTACAGGTTAA
- a CDS encoding DNA-binding protein — translation MDYITLKEASQKWNVTPRQINYLCASGRIPGAVKMATIWLIPKNAEKPVDRRRKENKSQ, via the coding sequence ATGGACTACATAACATTAAAAGAGGCAAGCCAAAAATGGAATGTTACGCCTCGCCAGATAAATTATTTATGTGCATCTGGGCGCATCCCCGGTGCTGTAAAAATGGCGACGATTTGGCTTATTCCTAAAAATGCAGAGAAGCCAGTAGACAGGCGGAGAAAAGAAAACAAATCTCAGTGA
- a CDS encoding PcfB family protein, producing MNTSGEAADQVVRMSLEVGEAALKISGTGAKHLAVMLYAVLKEKKKTKGRVRLETLVKSGRPLTVFSVKESDLKQFVQEAKRYGVLYCAVRNPRGSSDGLVDVIVKEEDAPRINRIVDRFQFASVTEAAKIKTEIERTRAEKAKAGKSEKQEKKPEKVQVQQEKQGQAEPEKDYPQKSKEDQLMDELFGESVKKEGKEQNPSLAKTTKSRLSEPTSKKQEKTAEGTSKLFTPEKPEKPSVRKELREIQNARKKEAERRENRNDPVRNQGNKDRNQILHQQPQQKRKPRKGKER from the coding sequence ATGAACACATCAGGCGAAGCCGCTGATCAGGTGGTACGAATGTCGTTGGAAGTCGGTGAAGCAGCATTGAAGATCAGTGGCACAGGAGCGAAGCATCTGGCAGTGATGCTGTATGCAGTCTTAAAAGAGAAGAAAAAGACAAAAGGCAGAGTAAGACTTGAAACACTGGTCAAATCAGGTAGACCACTGACGGTATTTTCAGTGAAAGAAAGTGATCTGAAACAATTTGTTCAGGAAGCAAAACGATATGGCGTGTTGTACTGTGCAGTCCGAAATCCAAGAGGAAGCAGTGACGGATTGGTAGATGTGATTGTAAAGGAAGAAGATGCACCAAGAATCAACCGTATCGTAGATAGATTCCAGTTTGCATCTGTAACAGAAGCAGCGAAGATTAAGACGGAAATTGAGCGGACACGTGCAGAAAAAGCAAAAGCCGGAAAATCAGAGAAGCAGGAAAAGAAGCCGGAAAAAGTACAGGTTCAGCAAGAAAAACAGGGACAGGCAGAGCCGGAAAAAGATTATCCGCAGAAATCCAAGGAGGATCAGCTTATGGACGAGTTGTTTGGAGAGTCGGTGAAGAAAGAGGGTAAGGAGCAAAACCCCTCTTTGGCAAAGACGACCAAATCCCGTCTGTCCGAGCCTACCTCAAAGAAGCAAGAGAAAACCGCAGAGGGTACTTCTAAGTTATTTACCCCGGAAAAACCAGAGAAACCATCGGTCAGAAAGGAACTTCGGGAAATACAGAATGCAAGGAAGAAAGAAGCGGAGCGGCGTGAGAATAGAAATGATCCGGTGAGAAATCAGGGAAATAAAGACCGGAATCAGATTCTCCACCAGCAGCCACAACAGAAACGAAAACCAAGGAAAGGGAAAGAGAGGTAA
- a CDS encoding VirB4-like conjugal transfer ATPase, CD1110 family, with protein sequence MIKTLSNIFKQDKEKFVIPRSVQQVIPIETIWSDGIFKIGRNKFARTYKFTDINYAVASKVDKETMFLEYMDLLNSFDCGGTTKITINNRRLNKVDFEKAILIPMQEDGLDLYRKEYNNMLLDKATSSNSMVQEKYVTVSCYKKTIEEARTYFARVTTELNSHFARLGSKCVEINGEDKLRILHDFYRTGEESGFHFDIQENMRKGHSFKDYICPDTFEFEKDYFRMGDRYGRVLFLREYASYIKDDMIAELTDMNRNLMLSIDVIPVPTDEAVQEVEKRLLGVETNITNWQRRQNANNNFSAVIPYDLEQQRKESKEFMDDLTTRDQRMMFGILTMVHTAESKKQLDADTETLLTIGRKKLCQFSILKFQQMDGLNTALPIGHRKIPAVRTLTSESVAVLMPFRVQEIMDAGGIYCGENAISHNLIMCNKEKLLNPNSFLLGVPGSGKSFNAKMQIVFLALATQDDILICDPEREYASLVEAMGGEVVRIAAGSRDYINAMDMVDGYGDGGDPVIEKSQFILSLFEQLDKKGINAKERSIIDRCVGEVYEEYQHGGAVPTLRVLREKFLEQEEPEAQDLALVSELFTNGSLDAFAHESNVDVNNRIMVYDILDLGKQLKTMGLLVITDAMLNRVTENWKQGKRTHIFLDEFHVVFENEYSGAFFNSAWRRFRKRNAFPTAITQNVEYLLDSVLASTMISNSAYIVMLNQAEPDRAKLATLLNISTEQMGYITNADAGCGLVKYGSSLVPFVNRFPTNTRLYKLMTTKPGEDSINRGRM encoded by the coding sequence ATGATAAAAACGCTGAGTAATATTTTCAAGCAGGATAAAGAAAAATTTGTAATTCCAAGAAGCGTACAGCAGGTAATTCCCATCGAGACTATCTGGTCTGATGGGATATTTAAAATCGGGAGAAATAAATTTGCACGTACTTATAAATTTACGGATATCAACTATGCGGTGGCAAGCAAAGTAGATAAGGAAACCATGTTCCTGGAATATATGGATTTATTAAATTCTTTCGATTGCGGTGGAACAACAAAAATAACGATCAATAATCGCCGCTTGAATAAGGTGGATTTTGAAAAAGCAATTCTGATTCCGATGCAGGAGGACGGACTGGATTTATATCGGAAAGAGTACAACAATATGCTTTTAGATAAGGCAACCAGTTCCAACAGCATGGTGCAGGAAAAATATGTGACAGTATCCTGCTATAAGAAAACAATCGAAGAAGCCAGAACGTATTTTGCACGAGTGACAACAGAGCTGAACAGTCATTTTGCAAGATTGGGTTCCAAATGTGTAGAGATAAATGGAGAAGATAAGTTACGGATTCTGCATGATTTTTACCGTACAGGAGAAGAATCTGGTTTCCATTTTGATATTCAGGAGAATATGAGAAAAGGACACAGCTTCAAAGATTATATCTGTCCGGATACCTTTGAATTTGAAAAAGATTATTTCCGCATGGGAGATCGTTATGGAAGGGTACTTTTTCTTCGTGAGTATGCTTCTTACATCAAAGACGATATGATAGCAGAACTGACCGACATGAATCGAAATCTGATGTTGAGTATTGATGTGATTCCGGTTCCGACTGATGAAGCAGTACAGGAAGTGGAAAAACGTCTGCTTGGTGTGGAGACAAATATCACGAACTGGCAGAGACGGCAGAATGCAAACAATAACTTTTCTGCAGTGATTCCTTATGATTTGGAACAGCAGAGAAAAGAGAGTAAAGAGTTTATGGACGATCTGACCACGAGAGATCAACGCATGATGTTTGGAATACTGACTATGGTGCATACGGCAGAATCAAAGAAACAGCTTGACGCAGATACAGAAACACTTCTGACAATTGGACGGAAAAAGTTATGCCAGTTTTCGATTCTAAAATTTCAGCAGATGGACGGACTAAATACAGCACTACCCATCGGACACCGGAAGATTCCAGCAGTCCGCACACTGACTTCGGAGAGTGTAGCAGTGTTGATGCCATTCCGGGTGCAGGAGATTATGGACGCAGGAGGTATCTATTGTGGAGAAAATGCAATCTCCCATAACTTAATCATGTGTAATAAAGAAAAACTGTTGAATCCAAACTCATTCCTTTTGGGTGTGCCGGGAAGTGGAAAATCCTTTAATGCAAAAATGCAGATTGTATTTCTGGCACTGGCAACGCAGGACGATATCCTGATTTGTGATCCAGAGCGAGAGTATGCATCATTAGTTGAAGCAATGGGCGGAGAAGTGGTTCGCATTGCTGCAGGAAGCCGGGATTATATCAATGCAATGGATATGGTAGACGGTTATGGAGATGGCGGTGATCCAGTGATTGAGAAGTCACAGTTTATTTTATCTCTGTTTGAACAGTTGGATAAAAAAGGAATCAATGCAAAGGAACGTTCTATTATTGACCGATGTGTGGGAGAAGTTTATGAGGAATATCAGCATGGCGGAGCAGTGCCGACTTTGCGGGTGCTGCGTGAAAAATTTTTAGAACAGGAAGAACCGGAAGCACAGGATTTGGCACTGGTATCAGAATTATTTACCAATGGAAGTCTGGACGCATTTGCACATGAAAGTAATGTTGATGTGAATAACCGTATCATGGTATACGACATTCTGGATTTAGGAAAACAGTTAAAGACCATGGGACTTCTGGTAATCACTGATGCAATGTTGAACCGGGTAACGGAGAACTGGAAACAGGGAAAGCGAACCCATATTTTCTTAGACGAGTTTCATGTAGTATTTGAAAATGAGTATTCCGGAGCATTTTTTAACTCTGCATGGCGAAGATTTCGTAAGCGTAATGCATTTCCGACAGCAATTACCCAGAACGTGGAATATTTGTTAGATTCTGTTCTTGCAAGTACGATGATTTCCAACAGTGCGTATATCGTGATGCTTAATCAGGCAGAGCCGGATAGGGCAAAACTGGCAACACTTCTAAATATCTCCACAGAACAGATGGGATATATCACAAATGCAGATGCCGGTTGTGGTCTGGTGAAATACGGAAGTTCGCTTGTACCGTTCGTCAATAGATTTCCAACCAATACAAGGTTGTATAAACTGATGACCACAAAGCCGGGAGAGGACAGTATCAACCGGGGAAGAATGTAA